In bacterium, the sequence GGGCCCGGCGGGGGAGGCTGCTGCGGCGCCGGCGGCACCTGCGACCCGCTGGCCGGCGGCAGCTTCGCCGACAGCTACGAGAAGCTCGACGGCTATGTGCCCGAGGCGGACCTGGGGCTGGGCTGCGGCCTGCCCACCGAGGGCGCCTTCATCCGTTCCGGAGAGACCGTCCTGGACCTGGGCAGCGGCGCGGGCAACGACGTGTTCGTCGCCCGCGCGCTGGTCGGGCCGCAGGGACACGTGATCGGCGTGGACATGGTCCCGGAGATGGTGGCGAAGGCGCGCGCCAACGCCGAGCGGCTGGGTGCAACGAACGTCACGTTCCACCTCGGCGAGATCGAGCGGCTGCCGCTCGAGTCGGCCACCGTCGACGTGGTGATCAGCAACTGCGTGCTCAACCTGGTGCCCGACAAGTCGCGCGCGTTCGCCGAGATGTACCG encodes:
- the arsM gene encoding arsenite methyltransferase, whose protein sequence is MNSDIKQVVKDKYGEIARGPGGGGCCGAGGTCDPLAGGSFADSYEKLDGYVPEADLGLGCGLPTEGAFIRSGETVLDLGSGAGNDVFVARALVGPQGHVIGVDMVPEMVAKARANAERLGATNVTFHLGEIERLPLESATVDVVISNCVLNLVPDKSRAFAEMYRVLKPGGRFSVSDIVLTGELPDAIRGAAMLYVGCVAGAQQEDEYLATIAGAGFADVAVLRRRQIDLPDELLLQSLPASTVQEFRGSGAAVWSLSVSGRKRASAGA